The DNA sequence AAAGCAGGACCCGGAGTGGTGCTCAGTCGCATCAGGTCTCAGTCACCGGGCAGTTGGACGCAACGCAGCCGGGTTGCGCTGCGCTCCCGGCGGCTCCAGCTCCACCTGCGTCCCGCTGACATGTACCAGGTCCAGGTGAGCCTTTACTTTTTTCTCCACCTCTCATGTGATCGCACCATGATGACGTCACTGTGTCGGTCACTATGAAGAAGttcatcaataaaaataaactaacGTCAGAAGTTGACAATGACGTCACTGATCGATGGTGTATTAttgatactaataataatattgatagTTATTATATTAAAACCCACAGATTAATCTGTTTAAAACTAAAGTCATCTGTTTAAAACTAAAGTAATCTGTTTAAATCTGcagattatttattcatcattttaaaaggttcacacacaaacacatgcacatacacatacacatacacacacgcatacacagacacacacacacagacgcacacatacacacagacacacacataaacgcagacacatacacatactcacacacataaactcagacacacacagggttcAGTCCTGACCAGgaatcaatcaataatcaatcttgtggtgaatgaatgaatgaattaaaagaaaaaagggtttGATGGCGTGAAGACGTCATGATGTCTTAACTGCAGCATAGCTAgcctgttagcattagcatcacAGTGAATTCAAGACGGCTCCGCCCCCTGGATCCTTTAGGGCATGTCAGAAAACATCCACAGTCACAGTCCAGCAGCTCAAAGAATATGATACAAAATAGAAACTTAAGAGGCATGCAGAGTACAgtctaaatataatataaaatatgtatgatGCAggttacgttacattacattacatgtcatttagcagacgcttttatccaaagcgacttacaaaagtgcatttaaacatttgggtacaaataagagctagaagtaagtaagagcttcaagagTCTAATGGCTGAAGAGTCTAATGGCATGGGGGAGGAATGATCTCCTCCTGGAGCAGGACATTGACAGCATTCAGtcactgaagctgctcctctgtctgtgtatggtGCTGTGTAGTGGATGGTGTGGATTGTCTACGATGGAAGGAGCCTGTTGAGTGTGTGTCGCTCAGCTATGGATGTCAGGCTGTCCAGTTCTGTGCCTACAACAGAGCCTGCCTTCCTTATTAGTTTGTCCAGGCGTGAAGCGTCCTTCTTCATGAGGCTGCCCCCAAGAAGTAGGACGCAGATTTGTGTGTGCGGACATTTTCACATGTGCAGATCAAAGTTagagagggggcggagcctgggCGGAGTTATGTTCTCACTCACAGGTGGACATGTGATGAGGGAGGGGTCCATCACGCCTccctgctgtgatgtcatcaatcTCCATTTAATTTAGACTGATCTGAGGATCCTGGTCTGGAATCATGGCTGTCAttgctctgacctctgacctcagctgcTCTGCCAGGGTCAGAGGCCAGAGATCATGGTCTGATGAGGTGTAAACAGATCCTCAGGTCTTTAACAGCAGGAAACTAgaacctccctccctcctgtcctcTGATAAACAATGTTCTGAGGTGTTTGGCTCCGTCCCCTCCCTCCTGTCCTCTGATAAACAATGTTCTGGGGTGTTTGTTtccgccccctcccccccaccctaTGATGTTCTGAGGTGTTTGGCTCCGCCCACTCCCTCCTGTCCTCAGATAAAGGATGTTCTGAGCTGTTTGGCTCCGCCCACTCCCTCCTGTCCTCAGATAAAGAATGTTCTGAGGTGTtgggctccgcctcctccctcCCGCCCTATGATTTTCTGAGGTGTTTGGCTTTGCCCCCTCCCTCTCAGCTGCAGATATAAATATCTGGAAGTCTCCAGGGTGAAatgttctctgctgctgctgagttaGCGTTAGATTTCAGCTGAGTCAGCATCACAACAGGAAGAGTCACAGATCAAtacatttcacatcattttatttagatttctCATGGTCAACAGGAAACGAAGTGGGCTTGTAACTGAAAGGTTGATGACTCAATCCCAGGATGGTTGAGCaaggcactgtgtgtgtataaatgtttgATCTGACTGTGGGCGGAGAATTAGGAGGAGTTAGTCGTTAGGGCGGAGACATgtcctgtgattgacagcaggtaCAGTCCAGGTTTCAGTCAGGCTCCACCCCCACACTTTCAAAAATGGGCACtttctgtttgaaaaaaaacccaaaccaatCTTCATATGGCCTCTTAGCTCTGCCATGAGGGggtgtgtcacatgactcatgttTGTGACAATGATGACTGAGACCTGACTCAGACGTGTTTGTTGTTTAACGcagtgacatcacttcctgttgtagGGCAAAGGTGAGAGGGTCGTTGCCATGGTGCTGAAGGAGCTTCCTGGTAAAAAGACATCCAGTGAAGGAAACGCCCTCCTCACCGTGACAACCAAGGTTGGCATGACGACCATCTCACACTGCTCCGACAAATAcagatgattgattgattgattgattggttgattgattgattgatttggtTATTGTCACATGATGTTTCtgatcatcttcatcacctcctcctcttcttcttgtaGTTGGGTGGTGAACAGCAGGAGAGTCGCCCCCTGCTGAGTCCTTCCATCGACGACTTCCTGTCAGAGAGTCGGAGCgacgccccctcctcctcctctgcccgCACCCCCACCTCCAACACAGCAGGTATCCTCCCCGCCCTGATAAGTTGTAGTTAAAAGTCATATCACTGTTGCCATGTTAACATCATGTGACCCAGCTGTGTTTTTACTCAGTATTTAGTATCTAAATCATTTCTCTCTAAGACTCCTCCtgccctgcctcctcctctctttcactTCTCATTGTTCTTTCCTAACTTTCTGACCTCctgtgactcctccccctccgcTCACCTTGTCTGTCCTTTTTTCTCTGCTCCATCTGTCCTCCAACTCAGCAGGTCATTAATAAACACCAGACCTCCTGtgtcctcctgtctcctcctgttTTCTCCTGTCGTCTCCTCCTGTCgcctcctgtctcctcctgttttctcctgtcgtctcctcctgtctcctcctgtcGTCTCCTATCGTCTCCTATCGtctcctcctgtttcctcctgtctcctcctggTGAACTGAAGGAGAAATGTTTTGTAAGTGCGCCCCCTGGTGTCTCCTCCCACAGGCGTGTCCTCTCTGGACCTGGTCGACCTCAGTGAGCCAAGTCATAGCAATGGGTGGAGTCACAAGGAGCAGAGGCGGAGCCCTCTGAGGAGGAAAGGCAGCTCGATGAGTCCTCGACGCCGGGTGACACttgaggacacagagctgatcAGGGTGGAGGCGGAGCATCTGGACTCAGGTAAAGACAACTtcctgtgtctcctctgtcttaATGGCAACTGTTTTCATTCTGCGATGCATCAGCATGCTGTCAGTCATCTCATGCTGTTGatgtgttgtcatggttacagtCAGTCTGTCGCCTCCTCTGGACCACTGGGACGAGGTGGACGGAGGTCGTAGGAGGACACCTGAGAAGAGATGCTCCTCCCACCACTCATCTAGTGAACTGCTGTGGTGTGTATGTCAGTGGTGTAATGATGTGTGCAGCCTCCAGGTGTCActgacacatgtttgtgtttccctgCAGGTCTGCAGACTTTAAAACAAACGCTCTAAGCAAGACCTTTGACCTCCACGATGACCTGGTCTTTAAGACGTCACCACAGGTCAGACCACAGTACTGCAGTACTACTACAGTACGACTGCAATACTACAGTACTACTGCAATACTACTACAATACTACTACAGTACTGCAGCAGTACTACTACAGTACTACTGCAGTACTACTACAATACTACTACAGTACTACTACAGTACTACTACAGTGCTACTGCAGTATTACTGTAGTAGTATAGTAGTACTGTAAAACTGTTATAATGAGGTCATGTGTTCAGGAGTCTGCGGCTTTCAAACATCGCAGACGGACTCGTTCACTTCTGACCAGAAACGAATCTCTCGAGGACGAGTTTGTGAGAGCAAAGGCTGCTGTGgaggtacacgcacacacacacatgcacacacgcatgcacacacacacacacacttatgatGATGGCGATCAgattccgtgtgtgtgtgtgtgtgtgtgagacgtcaCTTTCCTGTCCTCTGACTCAGATCAGTGGTCCTTCtccatggcagccattttgacatcacaggtgtaaattcaaaatggctgctgtgacaaaaacagccaatcatgtgaggaggaggaggaggaggatcatgCAGCAAGACTAGATCCTGAAGGTCTGAACCAGATCAGACCAggcctgactgtgtgtgtgtgtgtgtgtgtgtgttacagtcaGACACTGAGTTCTGGGATAAGATGCAGGCAGAGTGGGAGGAGCTTGCTCGAAGGAATTGGCTGGAGGAGTCTGAGGATCAGCAGCCGATCCAGCCCACAGTCTCACCTGTGGAGAAGGTGAGTGAGTTCAAACCCTGGTCCACAGAACCTGGTCTGAGGTGCAttcagtcacttcctgttttacttcctgtggaCATAGATTTCCAACTGGGACCACCTCACGTCCCACGTCTGGTACTGAACCAGAGACCCTCTGCTGTGAGAGCACAGATGTTAATCCTCTGATTCCAGATTAACTCAGTAATCCCatatcaccatggcaacactgtgaCGTCAACACGTTATTGAACATCTGTTCACACATTTCAGACCTATCACAGATCAGATAGGAAAGCTAAACAGCTAATGTAGCTGCTAACAGAGGGTTGatccctctgacctctgacctttgtgCAGGTGTACCACTTTAACGCAGATAACCCGTACAGGGAGTGGCCTAACGCTTTTGCAGAGGGTCAGGCGAAATCACGAGAAGGAGACCTGAacgctgctgtgctgctgctggaggcggCCATTTTACAGGACCCTCAGGACCATGAGGTggacacgcacacgcacgcacgcatgcacacacacacgcacacacgtacgacattcatgacattgcacattgcattgacttacattcatttcctggagacttactttaaccttaaccacaatcactactggcctaatcctaatcctaatcctgaccttaaaacatatccttaccttaaaatgtagtaacttacgttgtggggacttgatttttgtccccacaaggaagacaagtccccataatgtcactgtgtaaacaggtttaggtccccacaacattagtaatacatggacacacacacatgcagatgctATGTTGGACATTGTCTCTTCATGTGTCCTCAGGCCTGGCAGCTTCTGGGAAAAACTCTGGCTGAGAACGAGAACGAGCAGGCGGCCATCACGTCTCTGCAGAGGTGAGACACTGAAGGACACAACgcacctgtctcacctgtctgtctctcaggtgtttgtctcacctgtctgtctctcaggtgtgtgtctcacctgtctgtctctcgtgtgtgtctcacctgtctgtctcttaggtgtgtgtctcacctgtccgtctctcaggtgtgtgtctcacctgtccgtctctcaggtgtgtgtctcacctgtctttCTCTTAGGTGTGTGGAGCTCCACCCTAACAGCCTTGAGGCTCTCATGGCGCTCGCCGTCAGCTTCACTAACATCGGTCTCCAGCAGGAGGCGTGTGACTCCCTGCGGCGCTGGATCAGTCACAACCCACGGTACAAACACCTGGTCCTGGTCCACAGGAGTCCACTACAGGGTTCCCCAGCCACACCACGCAGGGACCCCCACACGCTCACACCACCGAGGTACAGACGTTACCGTGGCGCTCagtggttaccatggagacaatGTCATTTCATATCTCATTTgaggttaatgtgtgtgtgtgtgtgtgtgtgtgtgtgtgtttagggcGGAGCTCCAGGATGCGCTCCTCCTCTTTCAGGAAGCATCTCAGGAGAACGTAGACTCTGTGGATCCAGACCTTCAGACTGGACTCGGTGTCCTCTTCAACCTCAGCTCTGACTTCAACAAAGCAGTGGCAGCGTTTACTGCAGCACTGAGTGTCAGACCCCAGGTAACACCCACACACGTTCACAGGTGTggtctgatgacatcatgatgaCATAATCGGCGTCTCTTCAGGACTACCTGCTGTGGAACCGTCTCGGGGCAACACTGGCAAACGGGAACCGCAGCGAGGAGGCGGTGGAGGCGTACACGCGAGCTCTGGAGCTCCAGCCCGGATTCATCCGGTCCAGGTATAACCTGGGAATCAGCTGCATGAACCTGGGGGCGCACAGGTAACAGGAAACACACctgggtcatgtgacctgttcTCTATTCACCTACCAACCAAGGGCACTGTTAAATAGGAGACCTTTGTGTTTATGTCctgctcctggtcctggtcctcaTCCTGGTCCTTGTCCTGGTTCTTGTCCCATCCCTGGTTCTGCTCCTGCACTGCTCCTGGTTGTTttcctggtcctggttctggttctgaccCTCCCTGGTTGTGtttctggtcctggtcctgttCCTTGTCCCATCTCTGgttctgctcctgctcctgctcctggttCTTCTCCTGGTCCTGCTCCTTGTTGTGGtcctggtgctggtgctggtgctgttcctgttcctgttcctgttcctgttcctgttcctgttcctgtttctgttctgtttctgtttctgtttctgtttctgtttctgttcctggtcctggtcctggtcctggtcctgcagGGAGGCGGTCAGTAACTTCCTGACAGCTCTGAACCAGCAGAGGCGGAGTCAGCGCTGCAGCCACCAGCAGATGTCGGCCAACATCTGGGCTGCTCTGCGCATCGCCGTCTCCATGATGGACCAACCCGAGCTGTTCCAGGCCGCCAACAGTGGGGACCTGGACCTGCTGATGCGGGCCTTCGATGCGGGCAACGTGGGACGGTGAGCGGGGCCACAGGAGGTGGAGATGAAGAGCACAACCCTTTAATGACCACTCGTAAATTTAAAGCCATAAAACTTCACAGCACCTTTAGCCACGCCCAGCAGTGATGTCATAGTGTTtgacacacctgcagcacagaccacttcctgttgtttgCACCATGTCAACAGAATTATTTCACAATGTCCAGAAAGTGCACTgatgacttttattgtgaaagggttgttttgtggaaaaataaagcaatattCATGTCAGTGTTTGGTTGTAATGTACAACATCACCAATAGATGTCACCAAACCCTCAACCACTGAAGCTGCTACTGATATTCGCCATCACCTGCAGACAGGAAGCTCACCTGCACTGATTTACCAAAATATGTCAGTGTTTTGCCTCCTGCAGGTGAAGAAAGGAACAACTGAGTCaagtttttggttttattttgaaagttccGTTTTATTTGACAGTCtggtctttattttgaaagactgtggttttattttgatggtcttttttgttttggaaatgttcttttattgttcttttatgtttatatatatatccatatagatatatacacatatatatttgtagatatatgtatatatatctatatatttagatatatatacacacatatatctataaaagcacattttaacatCTGTGTGAACATGATCAATGAATGTATTGATCTCAGATTATTGATCTGATCATTTCAGGTTTGTAAACAATGAGTGATCATTTTATCTAAACATATAAagtatattttatgtatatatgtttaaagTACAGAAGATGTAACAACGTAAACAACATGTGTCTCTATAATGTAGAACATAAGGATCATGTATAATATAAAGAACATGTATGACATATAGaacataaacatgtaataataGAACATACACATGTGACATAGAACataaacatataacatataGAACATACACATGTGACAGAACATACACATGTAACATACAGAACATACTcgttacatacagtacatacccATGTAACACATAGAACACATGTAACATacataacacaaacaacatgtaACATAGAACCTACACCTGTAACATAGAACATACACATGTAACAGAACATAAACTATAACACACAGAACATTGACATGTAACATATAGAACCTAAACATATAACATATAGAATATAAACATGTAACATACAGAACATGCCCATGTAACATAGAACATGCAGAACATTAACAACATGTAACATAGAACATACCCATGTAACATACAgaacatacacatacaacatATACTGTAGAACATGTATAATATGAAGAAATGTGTGACATATAGAAcatatattgttattaaatcCATATGTTACAATCAAATTGACTTGGCTCTCTGTTGTTGGTTTTTCTCATTAtcatgtaaacataaacaaagtgaAACTGGGCGTGTCAGTGATAAATCAATCACATTGTGACTCCTTCCTCATTTACATTGTGTTTCTCATTTCAAACAACATACCATGTTCAACATGAAATTTGATTGTGACTCATGAATATTTCATCACTGTTACAGAGAAACTGACGAGTCATTACATCATTTGTGTCATTGCATCatatgatgacatcatcactttcatcatcattcattgtcGGCCTCAGACACGTTTGTCACTTACTGATTAGTTTATCAAAGCTCagcagaaataaacaacaacacacacgcaggtgtgtgtgtgttgttttttattgttgttgtttgtgaagatatgttttaaggttagggttaggtggttaagggttagagtaagtcgtgcgtatgtgtgtgtcagtgtgtatgtgtgtgtgtgtctgtctgtctgtctgtctgtctgtctgtgtctgtctgtgtgtgtgtgtgtgtgtgtgtgtgtaagtatgtgtgtATCAGATTCACAGGAAACGGTTTCAACACAGACGCCAACAACCACACAAACTTTCATCATCCTGTCAGACTGAAGGCCACGCCCACCTTATCagacag is a window from the Solea senegalensis isolate Sse05_10M unplaced genomic scaffold, IFAPA_SoseM_1 scf7180000014572, whole genome shotgun sequence genome containing:
- the LOC122761325 gene encoding PEX5-related protein-like isoform X2; the protein is MYQVQLGGEQQESRPLLSPSIDDFLSESRSDAPSSSSARTPTSNTAGVSSLDLVDLSEPSHSNGWSHKEQRRSPLRRKGSSMSPRRRVTLEDTELIRVEAEHLDSVSLSPPLDHWDEVDGGRRRTPEKRCSSHHSSSELLWSADFKTNALSKTFDLHDDLVFKTSPQESAAFKHRRRTRSLLTRNESLEDEFVRAKAAVESDTEFWDKMQAEWEELARRNWLEESEDQQPIQPTVSPVEKVYHFNADNPYREWPNAFAEGQAKSREGDLNAAVLLLEAAILQDPQDHEAWQLLGKTLAENENEQAAITSLQRCVELHPNSLEALMALAVSFTNIGLQQEACDSLRRWISHNPRYKHLVLVHRSPLQGSPATPRRDPHTLTPPRAELQDALLLFQEASQENVDSVDPDLQTGLGVLFNLSSDFNKAVAAFTAALSVRPQDYLLWNRLGATLANGNRSEEAVEAYTRALELQPGFIRSRYNLGISCMNLGAHREAVSNFLTALNQQRRSQRCSHQQMSANIWAALRIAVSMMDQPELFQAANSGDLDLLMRAFDAGNVGR
- the LOC122761325 gene encoding PEX5-related protein-like isoform X1, whose product is MYQVQGKGERVVAMVLKELPGKKTSSEGNALLTVTTKLGGEQQESRPLLSPSIDDFLSESRSDAPSSSSARTPTSNTAGVSSLDLVDLSEPSHSNGWSHKEQRRSPLRRKGSSMSPRRRVTLEDTELIRVEAEHLDSVSLSPPLDHWDEVDGGRRRTPEKRCSSHHSSSELLWSADFKTNALSKTFDLHDDLVFKTSPQESAAFKHRRRTRSLLTRNESLEDEFVRAKAAVESDTEFWDKMQAEWEELARRNWLEESEDQQPIQPTVSPVEKVYHFNADNPYREWPNAFAEGQAKSREGDLNAAVLLLEAAILQDPQDHEAWQLLGKTLAENENEQAAITSLQRCVELHPNSLEALMALAVSFTNIGLQQEACDSLRRWISHNPRYKHLVLVHRSPLQGSPATPRRDPHTLTPPRAELQDALLLFQEASQENVDSVDPDLQTGLGVLFNLSSDFNKAVAAFTAALSVRPQDYLLWNRLGATLANGNRSEEAVEAYTRALELQPGFIRSRYNLGISCMNLGAHREAVSNFLTALNQQRRSQRCSHQQMSANIWAALRIAVSMMDQPELFQAANSGDLDLLMRAFDAGNVGR